From the genome of Gracilibacillus salitolerans, one region includes:
- a CDS encoding response regulator transcription factor has product MASEKILIVDDDADMRTILELYMKENGYQVLSAADGLEALARVEQEAPDLIILDVMMPKLDGYELCQEIKKIIDIPIIFLSSKQDDMDKILGLGVGGDDFIEKTTSSPVLMAKIKAHLRRYRKLSHPNKQNETSEEKSNIIEYPGLVLNLDSAVVKLNNQTLHLSAKEFQILCLLAQNPERIFSVEKLFELIWDENSLGDYRTVMVHISNLRKKLETNTNPFKYIETVRGIGYKFNRIEQHHDVKSP; this is encoded by the coding sequence GTGGCTAGCGAAAAGATTTTAATAGTCGATGATGACGCGGATATGCGTACCATACTGGAATTATATATGAAAGAGAACGGCTACCAAGTGTTATCTGCTGCAGATGGGTTAGAAGCGCTGGCAAGGGTGGAGCAGGAAGCACCGGATTTAATCATTTTAGACGTGATGATGCCTAAATTAGACGGATATGAGCTCTGCCAGGAAATAAAAAAAATAATAGATATACCTATTATTTTCCTTAGCTCCAAACAAGATGATATGGATAAAATTTTAGGATTGGGTGTTGGTGGAGATGACTTTATTGAAAAAACTACTAGTTCACCAGTATTAATGGCTAAAATAAAGGCACATTTACGTAGGTATCGGAAATTGTCCCATCCAAACAAACAAAATGAAACCTCTGAGGAAAAATCAAATATAATTGAATACCCTGGTCTAGTGCTTAATCTTGACAGTGCTGTTGTGAAATTAAATAACCAAACATTACATTTATCAGCAAAGGAGTTTCAAATCTTATGTTTGTTAGCGCAAAATCCAGAAAGAATCTTTAGTGTAGAGAAATTGTTTGAGTTAATCTGGGACGAAAATAGTTTAGGAGATTATCGGACAGTGATGGTACATATCAGCAATTTAAGAAAAAAATTAGAAACAAATACTAATCCATTTAAATATATTGAAACGGTGCGCGGGATTGGTTATAAATTTAATCGAATCGAACAACACCATGATGTTAAATCGCCTTAA
- a CDS encoding ABC transporter ATP-binding protein, which translates to MKSNSLLRVYFWTLSFLKPYKSKLLLLIFCGLVITGSQLVIPKLIQYFIDTVLNSQQTNAFIWLISFVIFLVVLIITFSAIRNITQRSLQEKASRDMQFSIYSHLRKLGFAYFEKHPVGESLALMNTEVASLQNLYRQLLPWMINNFIFSIISITLMVTISWKLSLILIPSLLLYYIFGPYLEKKASQYGKRMADDRVRFNQKVYESIASIHDIRANVAESWDLSNVKSRYKQLNKMMIKTYWFAFWRGTNRRMSYYIGGVAIIIVGSHLTLVGDMSTGAFVAFLLYYFQTMHILTSVVTTITEQRVLMDQAEKLYKFIKIPPEVQEEAHTVMSNKVQGNIVFEDVSFHYPDGPDVLSNFSLSIDTGQKVALVGASGNGKTTILKLMGRFYDPTEGRILLDSQPIHKLSFQDLRENLGFVFQETYLFGASVRDNILFGKPDASEAEVVEAAKAAFAHDFILELPQGYDTLLGERGVKLSGGQKQRISIARMFIKNPPIILLDEATASLDTISEKEVQAALQRLMQGRTTITVAHRLSTIQDYDYIVLIEKGRVMESGNYDELMERKGAFYHLSLGQKLEGA; encoded by the coding sequence ATGAAATCAAACTCTTTATTACGTGTCTATTTTTGGACACTTTCTTTTTTAAAGCCATATAAATCGAAATTACTCTTACTCATTTTTTGTGGATTGGTCATCACCGGTTCTCAATTAGTTATTCCTAAACTGATTCAATATTTTATTGATACCGTTTTAAACAGCCAGCAAACAAATGCGTTTATCTGGTTGATCAGCTTTGTCATCTTTCTGGTCGTCCTTATCATTACTTTTTCAGCAATACGAAACATCACCCAGCGTTCTCTTCAAGAAAAAGCCTCACGAGATATGCAATTTTCCATTTATTCGCACTTAAGAAAACTAGGGTTTGCTTATTTTGAAAAGCATCCAGTTGGAGAAAGCCTTGCTCTCATGAATACTGAGGTTGCCTCCTTACAAAATCTATACAGACAACTCTTGCCATGGATGATTAATAACTTTATTTTTTCTATTATCTCCATTACTCTGATGGTTACAATTAGCTGGAAATTAAGCTTGATCCTTATTCCGAGTTTACTACTTTATTACATATTTGGTCCCTACCTTGAGAAAAAAGCATCTCAGTACGGAAAAAGAATGGCAGATGATCGTGTTCGTTTTAACCAAAAAGTTTATGAAAGCATTGCATCGATTCATGATATCCGTGCAAATGTTGCTGAGTCTTGGGATCTGTCAAATGTAAAAAGTAGATACAAACAATTGAATAAAATGATGATCAAAACGTATTGGTTTGCTTTTTGGAGAGGGACCAATCGCCGTATGTCCTACTATATAGGTGGAGTTGCCATTATTATAGTTGGTTCACACCTTACGTTAGTTGGTGACATGTCTACTGGAGCCTTTGTAGCATTTCTTCTCTATTATTTTCAAACGATGCACATCCTTACTTCTGTTGTAACGACGATTACAGAGCAGAGAGTTTTGATGGACCAAGCAGAAAAGCTATACAAGTTCATAAAAATTCCACCCGAAGTTCAAGAAGAGGCACATACCGTAATGAGTAATAAGGTTCAGGGGAATATTGTATTCGAGGATGTTTCCTTTCACTATCCAGATGGTCCGGATGTGCTAAGCAATTTCAGTTTGTCGATAGATACTGGACAAAAAGTTGCCCTAGTCGGAGCTAGTGGGAATGGCAAAACTACGATATTAAAACTGATGGGCCGTTTTTATGATCCAACAGAAGGGAGAATTTTATTGGATAGTCAGCCCATTCATAAACTAAGTTTCCAAGATTTAAGAGAAAACCTCGGCTTTGTTTTTCAAGAGACGTATCTTTTTGGTGCAAGTGTTCGAGATAATATTTTATTTGGAAAACCAGATGCATCAGAAGCGGAGGTAGTAGAAGCAGCAAAAGCAGCTTTTGCTCATGATTTTATTCTCGAATTGCCACAAGGTTATGATACGTTACTTGGAGAACGAGGTGTGAAATTATCAGGGGGACAAAAGCAACGCATTTCCATTGCTAGAATGTTCATTAAAAACCCGCCTATTATACTACTAGATGAGGCAACAGCATCTTTAGACACGATTAGTGAAAAAGAAGTTCAGGCAGCTCTTCAACGCCTGATGCAAGGTCGAACAACGATTACTGTAGCCCATCGTTTATCAACGATTCAAGACTATGACTATATCGTATTAATTGAAAAAGGTAGAGTGATGGAAAGTGGTAACTATGATGAATTAATGGAACGAAAAGGAGCCTTTTATCACTTATCACTTGGACAAAAGTTAGAGGGTGCTTAA
- a CDS encoding ParM/StbA family protein, with the protein MSQSRIAAVDVGNDSVKAIFGELDQEFNIPNIIARDIEDRPVIGIEELDQKDPLEGIHIRVHSPALQENNAIYRVGHLASKSSNSTELDPGSSKSQEDQTLIMLFASIALDAAKANKQSSNKVIDANYTLGTGLPLREVKEGKDAGYRSKLLGSVHQVEFLVTPKYQGIKVNIKFDEVKVYPEGFAAYINLVMDHDLKIINKDLIDKRILIQDIGGLSTDIAVIKNRTVDDDKAQGFNLGVSESLENIREEIFSNHGVEVDSRRDVVEIITRNNDRNHIMVKGSRTSVHDITDRILLELAKKQYRLLRNVWQKNSQTEICYFVGGGSNVLKEYIKTLNNNLDGYNIEFFEDDKESIWMMANAYYKLLSEFTRKAEKSKEEKKTVKKS; encoded by the coding sequence ATGAGCCAATCAAGAATTGCAGCAGTTGATGTAGGAAATGATTCAGTGAAAGCAATATTTGGTGAGTTGGATCAGGAATTCAACATCCCGAATATTATTGCCAGAGATATTGAAGACCGTCCTGTCATCGGCATTGAAGAATTAGATCAAAAAGATCCTTTAGAAGGCATACATATTCGCGTCCACTCCCCTGCCCTGCAGGAAAATAATGCGATATACCGTGTGGGTCATTTAGCGTCAAAATCAAGTAATTCGACAGAGCTTGATCCAGGAAGCAGTAAATCACAGGAAGACCAAACGTTAATAATGCTTTTTGCCTCGATTGCTTTAGATGCAGCGAAAGCAAATAAACAGAGTTCTAATAAAGTGATTGATGCGAATTACACATTAGGAACAGGGTTACCTCTTAGAGAAGTGAAGGAAGGAAAAGATGCAGGGTACCGTTCGAAGCTTCTTGGCTCTGTTCATCAGGTAGAGTTTTTAGTAACACCGAAATATCAAGGAATTAAAGTAAATATTAAATTTGATGAGGTCAAGGTATATCCAGAAGGTTTTGCTGCTTATATAAACCTGGTAATGGATCATGATCTTAAAATCATTAATAAAGATTTAATCGATAAACGAATTCTTATTCAAGATATCGGTGGTTTGTCTACTGATATTGCAGTGATTAAAAATCGTACTGTTGACGATGATAAAGCACAAGGCTTTAATCTTGGAGTGTCTGAGTCGCTTGAAAACATACGTGAAGAAATCTTCAGTAATCATGGTGTGGAAGTGGATAGCCGTCGCGATGTCGTCGAAATTATTACTCGAAATAACGATCGAAACCATATTATGGTGAAAGGAAGTCGGACAAGTGTACATGATATTACAGACCGAATTCTGCTAGAGCTAGCGAAAAAGCAATATCGTTTGTTAAGAAACGTTTGGCAGAAAAATTCACAAACAGAAATCTGCTATTTTGTTGGCGGAGGTTCCAATGTGCTAAAAGAGTATATCAAAACACTTAACAATAATTTAGATGGCTACAATATTGAATTTTTTGAAGATGACAAGGAAAGTATATGGATGATGGCTAACGCTTACTATAAACTTTTATCTGAATTTACCAGAAAAGCTGAGAAATCGAAGGAAGAGAAAAAGACAGTGAAAAAGTCATAA
- a CDS encoding ATP-binding sensor histidine kinase codes for MKKMSNYQLTDTIIATNSWALYKAVSNFNNRQALIKTIRNKAHPQSKAELIHEYYTLSDIDLYGVLKPVSLEKSKEQPYLVMEFFDGQRLTDWLRSNQVFDISTFLKIAIKLTSILASVHQKNIIHKSIQPDHILYDPDTDQLKLTGFHQSTMLSKEMPQADITPYQIEEVSYVSPEQTGRMNRPIDYRTDLYSLGILFYQLATGRVPFAMKDPVEVIHAHLAQTAMYPHEVNPTVPEILSNIIMKLLSKMPEQRYQSTYGLKKDLEKCSHSFYSDNHLELFSLGEHDASPMLEKPNKLYGRDRELEELIGKFEHVQHGEPALVLLPGPSGIGKTALVHKLHRPLLNKQGYFITGKFVQYQKHIPYAPIIEAFRSLIRQILSEDADSIQRWRDKLNLSLANNAWVIANFIPEIEWLIGKQEEGSDLPPQGVHNRFMLAVRKFVDVFATENHPLVLFIDDLQWADNATLDLMRHLLTNPDRRNLLIIGAYRDNEVSVGHPFEVFVNQINHTDVRVSTIPVHPLVKIHIEQWVEEILALEAMDAEPLVELIYRITRGNPFFIIQLLQLLNQEKMIHFDLSTATWHINLTTLKQIPMTDSMIDFIMKQINKLSSETKKLLRLAACIGSQFSLKLLATIAGKSYVTTANQLWNGLEEGVILPMDARYKWVYPNENEQLLNENPPNYRFLHDKIQQAFYTSMSKEEREQSHLTIAEELISHLTTDEIEEHIFSIVNHLNLCQSRLNLDQKKDLIKWNRMAGEQAKRAAAFKSGLTFYQNAFQLLPQDKWESDYEETYSVMVGYGESLYLNQFFEEAEDIFEETLLNPKTKQEKLYIYNLKITLYTHIHEVKQATNSGLDGLRLFGIEIKDNPNKSMVAKEYLLTKLALANKREEDLLELPPVTDKNQKMIMRTLINSNAPAYHFDQNLATILMLRALRLILKYGDMDLSALVYNNYALTLSAGFGDYQGSYQFGSLAIRHVEKSGNNALQARVYFVFGAFVNHWIKPIRYSLDYLEKSQQLCIESGNLHLAGANGAFIGLTQYLKGDNLEQVKEGIERQLSFAKKNEYAISNDYLSELLDWIAALSSPDKQPIWKFSEFTDDKSAAIIHKTTRLQMAYLFNHRSIAKSLMQELEPLVDNTMVLIVAPEYVLYHSLWIVRLMEEGEITRRNGLNKLKPNLKKLKKWAKHSPANYLHKYLLIRAEYQKLTGDNQAIDNYHQAIENAEENGFLQDVAIANHCVANFYIDKQIPKTAKSFVTEAYNGYINWGAVHIAEQIKQTYPDSLLQINTSPANNYHTKESLDTKAVFEAARVISSEVVLNQLISRLMNMVLTYAGAEHVSFLLPEDNKLELVAYNKINGSVEIFKQPQPLEHHSCVSSAIAYFVVNTREAVVLDHAAEQGPFIESRYIQKTQAKSVLCLPIINQDRLVAVLYMENNKSTHVFTHERLSFLTFLVSQAAVSIVNAYLYADLEEKVRKRTALLNETNQRLTKVNQQLNNSKEKMKHLLSNVSHDLQSPVAVVQGYVSALLDGLVDDPVKQKEYLQIIKNRIGGLDKLIKDLFDLSKLESGNMNFSMEAIPVDQLYEHFCNMFTLEIQQAGLDFNQRIESSDFTEEYPLVEVDVMRLEQVMTNLVTNAIKHTDKGTIEIALTISDANEVIFAVKDEGIGISKSDIPYVFDRYYTKSRGQGNGLGLAISEEIILCHKGRLWVDSKEQKGTIFYFSLPIFSDHIYHPLAKEETRL; via the coding sequence ATGAAAAAAATGTCGAATTATCAGTTGACTGATACGATTATTGCTACCAACTCATGGGCACTATATAAAGCCGTTTCCAACTTCAACAATCGACAAGCTTTGATAAAGACAATCCGTAATAAAGCACATCCTCAATCAAAAGCTGAATTAATTCATGAGTATTATACGCTATCTGACATAGATCTTTATGGTGTTCTAAAGCCGGTATCCTTGGAAAAAAGTAAGGAACAACCTTATTTGGTGATGGAGTTTTTTGATGGCCAACGTTTAACAGACTGGTTAAGAAGTAATCAGGTCTTTGATATCAGTACATTTCTAAAGATCGCAATTAAATTAACATCTATTCTTGCTTCTGTTCATCAAAAAAATATCATTCATAAATCGATTCAACCAGATCATATTTTATATGACCCAGATACTGATCAACTAAAATTAACAGGCTTTCACCAATCAACCATGCTATCTAAAGAAATGCCACAAGCCGATATAACACCTTATCAGATAGAAGAAGTTAGCTATGTATCCCCTGAGCAAACGGGTAGGATGAATCGGCCCATTGATTACCGTACCGATCTATATTCATTAGGCATTCTGTTCTATCAACTAGCCACAGGTCGTGTTCCATTTGCAATGAAGGACCCGGTTGAAGTGATTCATGCACATCTGGCGCAAACGGCAATGTATCCTCATGAGGTAAATCCAACGGTACCCGAAATCCTATCTAATATCATCATGAAGCTCCTTTCTAAAATGCCAGAACAAAGGTATCAAAGTACTTACGGATTAAAAAAAGATTTAGAGAAATGTTCCCATTCTTTTTATTCCGATAATCACTTAGAATTATTTTCATTAGGAGAGCATGATGCAAGTCCCATGCTTGAGAAGCCAAATAAACTTTATGGCAGAGATCGTGAACTGGAGGAACTTATCGGTAAGTTCGAGCATGTACAGCATGGCGAGCCTGCACTCGTACTTCTCCCAGGTCCGTCTGGCATAGGTAAGACGGCACTGGTTCATAAACTGCATCGGCCATTATTAAACAAACAAGGATATTTCATTACAGGTAAGTTCGTTCAATATCAGAAGCATATCCCTTATGCACCTATTATTGAAGCTTTTCGGTCTTTAATAAGGCAAATTTTATCGGAGGACGCAGACAGTATTCAAAGGTGGAGAGATAAACTGAATCTTTCATTGGCCAATAATGCTTGGGTGATCGCAAATTTTATCCCTGAAATTGAATGGTTAATTGGGAAGCAGGAAGAAGGATCAGACTTACCACCGCAAGGAGTTCATAATCGTTTCATGTTAGCGGTCAGGAAATTTGTTGATGTGTTTGCTACAGAGAACCATCCACTTGTATTGTTTATCGACGATTTACAGTGGGCAGATAATGCGACACTTGATTTAATGAGGCATCTCCTAACAAATCCAGACAGAAGAAATTTACTAATTATTGGTGCTTATCGTGATAATGAAGTATCGGTTGGTCATCCGTTTGAAGTTTTTGTCAACCAAATCAATCATACGGATGTACGTGTATCTACTATTCCTGTCCATCCCTTAGTTAAGATCCACATCGAACAGTGGGTGGAGGAAATCCTTGCTCTTGAAGCGATGGATGCGGAACCATTGGTTGAATTAATTTATCGTATTACAAGAGGAAATCCTTTTTTTATCATTCAGTTATTACAATTATTAAATCAAGAAAAAATGATCCATTTTGATTTAAGTACAGCGACTTGGCATATTAACCTTACCACATTGAAACAGATTCCAATGACGGATTCTATGATTGATTTTATTATGAAGCAGATCAATAAGTTATCATCGGAAACGAAAAAGCTTTTACGATTAGCTGCTTGTATAGGAAGTCAGTTTAGCCTTAAATTATTGGCAACGATTGCTGGTAAAAGCTATGTAACAACTGCAAATCAATTATGGAATGGGTTAGAAGAAGGAGTTATCCTCCCGATGGATGCCCGTTATAAATGGGTTTATCCAAATGAGAATGAACAGCTATTAAACGAAAACCCTCCAAATTATCGATTTCTACACGATAAGATTCAACAAGCTTTTTATACATCGATGTCCAAAGAAGAAAGAGAACAAAGTCATTTAACGATCGCAGAAGAATTAATTAGTCATTTGACAACAGATGAAATAGAGGAACACATTTTTTCGATTGTAAACCATTTGAATCTCTGTCAATCTCGGCTGAATTTAGATCAGAAAAAGGATTTAATCAAATGGAATCGAATGGCTGGGGAACAAGCAAAGCGTGCAGCAGCATTTAAATCAGGATTAACATTTTATCAGAATGCTTTTCAATTATTACCTCAGGATAAGTGGGAGAGTGATTATGAAGAGACATATTCTGTTATGGTGGGATACGGAGAATCATTATACCTTAACCAATTTTTTGAAGAAGCAGAAGACATTTTTGAAGAAACATTGCTAAATCCAAAAACGAAACAAGAAAAGTTGTATATATACAATTTGAAAATAACATTGTACACCCATATACATGAGGTAAAACAAGCGACAAATTCAGGGCTTGATGGCTTGCGATTATTTGGTATTGAAATAAAAGATAATCCGAATAAATCGATGGTAGCAAAGGAGTATCTGTTAACAAAGCTAGCTTTAGCTAACAAACGTGAAGAAGATTTACTAGAGCTCCCTCCCGTAACAGATAAAAATCAGAAAATGATTATGCGAACACTAATTAATTCAAATGCACCGGCTTATCATTTCGATCAAAATTTAGCAACGATTCTGATGCTCCGAGCCCTCCGTTTAATCTTAAAATACGGTGATATGGATCTCTCTGCCCTCGTTTACAACAATTATGCATTGACATTAAGTGCCGGTTTTGGTGATTATCAAGGAAGCTATCAATTTGGAAGTCTTGCGATTCGGCATGTAGAAAAGTCTGGAAATAATGCATTACAAGCACGTGTGTACTTTGTGTTTGGAGCTTTTGTCAATCATTGGATAAAACCTATCCGCTATAGCTTAGATTATTTAGAGAAGTCGCAGCAGCTTTGTATCGAATCAGGTAATCTGCATTTAGCTGGTGCTAATGGTGCATTCATTGGCCTGACGCAGTATCTTAAAGGAGATAACTTAGAACAGGTAAAAGAAGGGATCGAAAGACAGTTATCATTTGCTAAGAAAAATGAATATGCGATTTCCAATGATTATTTAAGTGAGTTGCTGGATTGGATTGCTGCTCTTTCCTCACCTGATAAACAGCCTATATGGAAATTTTCCGAATTTACAGATGATAAGTCAGCGGCCATTATTCATAAAACCACTCGCTTACAGATGGCCTACTTATTCAACCATCGTTCTATAGCAAAGTCGCTGATGCAGGAATTAGAGCCACTCGTGGATAACACCATGGTATTAATCGTTGCACCTGAATACGTTCTGTACCATTCCTTGTGGATTGTAAGGTTAATGGAAGAAGGAGAGATAACAAGAAGGAATGGTCTGAACAAGTTAAAGCCTAACTTGAAGAAACTAAAAAAATGGGCAAAACACTCTCCAGCTAATTATTTGCATAAGTATTTACTGATTCGTGCTGAATATCAAAAACTTACTGGTGATAACCAGGCAATAGATAACTATCATCAAGCAATAGAAAATGCCGAAGAAAATGGATTCCTTCAAGATGTTGCAATCGCAAATCACTGTGTGGCAAATTTTTATATAGATAAACAGATTCCGAAAACCGCTAAGTCCTTTGTGACAGAGGCATATAACGGTTATATTAATTGGGGAGCAGTGCATATCGCAGAACAAATCAAGCAAACATATCCAGATTCGTTACTGCAAATCAACACAAGTCCTGCCAATAACTATCATACGAAGGAAAGTTTAGATACAAAAGCAGTTTTTGAAGCGGCTCGGGTCATTTCAAGTGAAGTGGTATTAAATCAATTAATTAGCCGATTAATGAATATGGTTTTAACTTACGCAGGTGCAGAGCACGTATCCTTTCTGTTACCTGAAGATAACAAACTTGAATTGGTAGCCTATAACAAAATTAATGGAAGTGTTGAAATATTTAAGCAGCCACAACCATTAGAGCATCATTCTTGTGTATCATCAGCGATCGCTTATTTTGTAGTGAATACCAGGGAAGCAGTTGTGTTAGATCATGCGGCAGAACAGGGTCCATTTATCGAAAGTCGCTATATTCAAAAAACACAAGCAAAATCGGTGTTGTGTCTTCCGATTATCAATCAGGATAGGCTTGTGGCTGTATTGTATATGGAAAACAATAAATCCACACATGTTTTTACCCATGAGCGGTTAAGTTTTTTAACATTCCTTGTATCGCAAGCGGCAGTATCGATCGTTAATGCTTATCTTTATGCAGATTTGGAAGAAAAGGTTCGTAAACGGACAGCATTATTGAATGAAACCAATCAGAGATTAACAAAGGTCAACCAGCAATTGAACAATTCTAAAGAGAAAATGAAACACTTGCTCTCGAATGTGTCACATGATCTCCAGTCACCAGTCGCAGTAGTTCAAGGTTATGTCAGTGCATTATTAGATGGATTAGTGGATGACCCTGTAAAACAAAAGGAATATTTACAAATCATAAAAAATAGAATCGGCGGTTTGGATAAGCTTATTAAGGATTTATTTGACTTATCCAAACTAGAATCCGGAAACATGAACTTTTCGATGGAAGCCATTCCTGTCGATCAATTGTACGAGCATTTTTGTAATATGTTTACATTAGAAATCCAGCAGGCTGGTCTTGATTTTAACCAGCGTATCGAGTCTTCTGATTTTACTGAGGAGTATCCGTTAGTAGAGGTAGATGTGATGCGACTAGAGCAAGTCATGACGAATTTAGTTACCAATGCAATTAAACATACTGATAAAGGTACGATTGAAATAGCTTTAACTATTTCTGATGCAAATGAAGTTATTTTCGCTGTGAAAGATGAGGGAATCGGTATTTCCAAATCAGATATTCCTTATGTGTTTGACCGGTATTATACCAAGAGTAGGGGGCAAGGGAACGGGCTAGGTCTAGCTATTAGTGAAGAAATTATTCTTTGCCATAAAGGTCGCTTATGGGTGGATAGTAAAGAGCAGAAAGGGACTATTTTTTATTTCTCTTTACCGATTTTTTCTGATCACATATACCATCCATTAGCGAAAGAAGAGACAAGATTATAA